A genomic segment from Bacteroidota bacterium encodes:
- a CDS encoding RNA-binding protein, producing the protein MNIYIANISFRASEEQLKELFEQYGEVSSVKVVTDRQTGRSRGFGFVEMPNDSEGSAAIAQLNGVSFQDRNLVVNEAKPPKSY; encoded by the coding sequence ATGAATATTTACATAGCTAACATTAGCTTCCGCGCGTCGGAGGAACAATTGAAGGAATTATTTGAGCAATACGGAGAAGTTTCTTCCGTAAAGGTCGTAACTGATCGTCAAACCGGCAGAAGCCGTGGTTTCGGTTTTGTTGAAATGCCGAACGATAGCGAAGGCTCTGCAGCCATCGCCCAGTTGAACGGAGTTTCCTTCCAGGACAGAAACCTGGTAGTGAACGAAGCAAAGCCTCCCAAGTCTTACTAA
- a CDS encoding TolC family protein has protein sequence MKLRYSLVLFSLCFLSLLSFSQTNEKWSLEKCIDYALKNNLQVKRAQLTSQVSEKDNLQSWLNLLPSINAGATYSNNFGNGFNPQTYSFAQGNSQSFQPSLSASIPLFTGLQQVHNIERAKYDLLAAHFDYENAKNNISLSVASAYLQILLNKEIEKIAEKQHALTADQKEMVKSRVKAGALPESSMYDIESQLGRDDVGVINAKSAVDLSVLALRQLLQLHSESGFDIDMPAVNADNMADIGSLSSQSIFDFALKSQPSIKSAEARLKSANAMRKASIGTLSPTISAFGSLSSGYFSQDRTLVRTIYDTVAGIPIPVSAEYEKTPVKNQFQNNFRKAVGLSLDFPIFSRGQRILNIQKAKLQQQITQLNLEGSKNQLQQDIEQAFANARVAAESYLANKKSVEASQRAYDAAENRYRAGASNNFDLQQAKNNLVAAESEIVKAKYTYIFRLKILDFYQDKPITLN, from the coding sequence GTGAAATTGCGTTACTCGCTTGTACTGTTTTCTCTCTGTTTTCTATCTCTTCTTTCTTTTTCTCAAACGAATGAGAAATGGAGTTTGGAAAAATGTATTGACTATGCGTTGAAGAATAACCTTCAGGTGAAGCGGGCACAACTGACTTCACAGGTGTCCGAAAAAGATAACCTGCAAAGTTGGCTCAATTTGTTGCCGAGCATCAACGCAGGTGCCACCTACAGCAATAACTTCGGGAACGGCTTCAATCCGCAAACTTATAGTTTCGCTCAGGGAAATTCTCAATCCTTTCAACCTTCCTTATCTGCCAGTATTCCCCTGTTCACCGGCTTACAGCAAGTTCATAATATAGAGCGAGCCAAGTATGATTTGCTCGCCGCCCATTTCGATTATGAAAACGCTAAAAACAACATATCGCTTTCTGTGGCTTCGGCCTATTTGCAGATTCTATTGAACAAAGAGATTGAAAAAATTGCAGAAAAGCAACACGCCCTGACTGCCGATCAGAAAGAGATGGTGAAAAGCCGGGTGAAAGCAGGAGCCTTGCCCGAAAGTTCAATGTATGATATAGAGTCGCAGTTAGGACGCGATGATGTCGGGGTGATAAATGCTAAAAGCGCAGTGGACTTGTCCGTGCTGGCGCTTCGTCAATTACTGCAACTTCATTCCGAAAGTGGTTTTGATATTGACATGCCTGCGGTGAATGCTGATAATATGGCAGACATCGGTTCACTTTCTTCCCAAAGTATTTTTGATTTTGCATTGAAGAGCCAACCTTCTATTAAAAGTGCAGAAGCACGATTAAAAAGCGCCAATGCCATGCGCAAGGCTTCGATAGGCACACTTAGTCCAACTATTTCAGCCTTCGGTAGCCTCAGTTCAGGGTATTTCAGTCAGGATCGGACATTGGTGCGCACTATTTATGATACCGTTGCCGGCATACCCATTCCGGTTTCTGCCGAATATGAAAAGACACCGGTGAAGAACCAGTTTCAAAATAATTTCAGGAAGGCAGTAGGGCTGAGTTTAGACTTCCCTATCTTCAGCCGTGGACAAAGAATACTGAACATACAAAAAGCTAAATTACAACAACAGATTACCCAGCTAAACTTAGAAGGCTCGAAGAATCAATTGCAACAAGATATCGAGCAGGCTTTTGCCAACGCTCGTGTAGCCGCAGAAAGTTATTTGGCAAATAAAAAAAGTGTAGAGGCTTCGCAAAGAGCGTATGATGCGGCAGAAAACCGTTACCGGGCAGGAGCTTCCAACAACTTCGACTTGCAGCAGGCAAAAAACAACCTAGTGGCCGCGGAATCAGAAATCGTAAAGGCCAAATACACCTATATCTTCCGGCTGAAAATTCTTGATTTCTACCAAGACAAACCCATCACTTTAAACTGA
- a CDS encoding efflux RND transporter periplasmic adaptor subunit: MKSNKLIIILGSLLVLIIVGGVVGKKKGWFGKGGAMEVAVEKAARRSIIETVTASGKINPQTEVKLSSEVSGEVIELNVVEGDSVKKGDLLCVINPAIYEAMVTQSTAGMNQVKANLSSSRASLIQAKAGFEQGKRTYERNKQLHDDKVIADAEFEAAKLSYDQANANFQTAQEQVNAAEFSVSSAEAQLKQAKDNLLKTKIYSPMSGMVSLVNVKRGERVVGTAQMAGTELIRVADLGNMQAEVDVNENDVLRISIGDTADIEVDAYIKKKFKGIVSQISYSSTTAVQQVVSTSQATNFTVKIQVLKDSYADLIKPELGKYFPFRPGMSTTVDIKTESRTNVLTVPIQSVTTREQKDIKSKEAHAKSNKTEDTDAESKELKEIVFVVEKDKVVAKEVKTGIQDVNYIEIIAGLTEGEPVIKAPFKAISKTLNSGDLVKIVDEKNLFKDEKVAAE; encoded by the coding sequence ATGAAATCAAATAAGCTCATCATTATTCTTGGTTCTTTATTAGTGTTGATTATTGTAGGCGGCGTAGTAGGAAAAAAGAAGGGCTGGTTTGGAAAAGGAGGTGCTATGGAAGTGGCCGTTGAGAAAGCAGCGCGCCGGTCTATTATTGAGACGGTGACCGCCAGTGGAAAGATTAATCCACAAACCGAAGTAAAATTAAGTTCCGAAGTTTCAGGTGAAGTAATCGAGTTAAATGTCGTCGAGGGCGATTCGGTTAAGAAAGGAGATTTATTGTGTGTGATTAATCCCGCTATTTACGAAGCGATGGTTACTCAATCCACCGCAGGCATGAATCAGGTAAAGGCAAACCTATCCAGTTCGCGAGCCAGTTTGATTCAGGCCAAGGCTGGTTTTGAACAAGGAAAAAGGACCTACGAACGCAACAAGCAATTGCATGATGATAAAGTAATTGCCGATGCCGAGTTTGAAGCCGCCAAGCTTTCCTACGATCAGGCCAACGCTAACTTCCAAACCGCGCAAGAACAGGTCAATGCAGCCGAATTTAGCGTTAGCAGCGCCGAAGCACAATTGAAGCAGGCAAAAGATAACTTGCTGAAAACAAAAATTTATTCCCCCATGAGCGGCATGGTTTCTCTGGTGAATGTAAAGCGCGGTGAACGAGTGGTCGGAACCGCACAGATGGCCGGTACCGAACTCATCCGGGTAGCAGACCTCGGCAACATGCAGGCAGAAGTAGATGTGAATGAAAACGATGTGTTGCGTATCTCCATCGGCGATACCGCCGACATCGAAGTGGATGCCTACATCAAAAAGAAGTTTAAAGGAATCGTCAGCCAGATTTCATATTCATCTACCACAGCAGTGCAGCAAGTAGTGAGTACCTCTCAGGCTACGAACTTCACCGTCAAAATTCAAGTGTTGAAAGACTCTTATGCGGATTTGATTAAACCCGAACTGGGCAAATATTTTCCTTTTCGTCCCGGCATGTCCACCACCGTAGATATTAAGACCGAATCGAGAACCAATGTATTGACCGTGCCCATCCAATCGGTAACGACCCGAGAGCAAAAGGATATTAAATCAAAAGAAGCACACGCAAAATCAAATAAGACAGAAGATACAGATGCAGAGTCCAAAGAGTTGAAAGAAATTGTTTTTGTAGTGGAGAAAGATAAGGTCGTAGCCAAAGAAGTAAAGACCGGTATTCAGGATGTCAACTATATAGAAATCATCGCTGGGTTAACAGAAGGAGAACCGGTAATTAAAGCCCCCTTTAAAGCTATTTCCAAAACACTGAATAGCGGCGACCTCGTGAAAATAGTGGATGAGAAAAATCTATTCAAAGACGAAAAAGTCGCTGCAGAATAA
- the rnc gene encoding ribonuclease III, which produces MSPDKKLASYIKAITGIAPSNLRIYKQVFHHRSIFIEPTKNNERLELLGDAVLDSVICDCLYRKYPCKEEGFLTELRSKIVNRKSLNELGERLGLLDHLKLNRKSMTEVSRDLGGNTFEALVGAVYLDAGFEKTKKFIHQRILHSLIDIDLLELTNTDYKSQIYHYVQKEGVSIDFKVGQEQMKNRRTYFVIHLEISGKFVSTGEGFSKKVAEQNAAMNAITVLGLNGIENGKA; this is translated from the coding sequence TTGTCGCCCGATAAGAAATTGGCTTCTTATATAAAAGCCATTACGGGTATTGCGCCCTCCAATCTTAGAATTTACAAGCAAGTATTTCATCATCGTTCGATTTTTATTGAGCCAACCAAGAATAATGAACGGTTAGAGTTATTGGGTGATGCGGTGTTGGATTCTGTGATCTGTGATTGTCTTTATAGAAAGTATCCCTGCAAAGAAGAAGGATTCCTGACGGAGTTGCGCTCGAAGATTGTGAATCGGAAATCGCTGAATGAGTTAGGCGAGCGATTAGGTTTGTTAGACCATTTGAAGTTGAACCGAAAGAGCATGACGGAGGTGAGCCGTGATTTAGGAGGGAATACGTTTGAGGCCTTGGTGGGTGCGGTATATCTGGATGCAGGGTTTGAAAAAACGAAGAAGTTTATTCATCAGCGGATTCTACACAGCCTCATTGATATAGATCTATTGGAGCTGACTAATACAGATTATAAAAGCCAGATTTATCATTATGTGCAGAAGGAGGGGGTGAGTATTGATTTTAAGGTGGGTCAAGAGCAGATGAAAAACCGTCGTACTTACTTTGTTATCCATCTTGAAATCAGCGGAAAGTTTGTTTCGACCGGCGAGGGCTTTAGCAAGAAAGTGGCGGAACAGAATGCCGCCATGAATGCCATCACGGTATTAGGTTTGAATGGAATAGAAAACGGTAAAGCCTAA
- the fabF gene encoding beta-ketoacyl-ACP synthase II encodes MFKRVVVTGIGALTPIGDTAPEFWDSLLKGKSGAAPITRFDATNYKTRFACEVKNFDPTKYIDKKEVRRLDRYAQFALVASDEAIKDAGFDKEGINKDRIGVIWGSGIGGLDVFIEEITNLANSNGMPRFNPFFIPKMIADIAAGHISMRWGLRGPNYATVAACASTNVALCDAFNLIRLGKCNAIVAGGSEAPISTGGVGGFNAMRALSERNDSPETASRPFDKDRDGFVIGEGAGAIILEELEHAKARGAKIYCEFGGGAMSADAYHLTAPHPEGLGASLAMTGALEDAQLKTEDIDYINVHGTSTPLGDIAELTAIKKIFGAHAYKLNISSTKSMTGHLLGAAGAVESIASIYAVMNDIIPPTINHFTSDPDIDPKLNLTLNKPQKRTVNVALSNGFGFGGHNATVIFKKYVA; translated from the coding sequence ATGTTTAAAAGAGTTGTTGTTACGGGTATTGGAGCCTTGACTCCTATTGGGGATACTGCTCCTGAGTTTTGGGATAGTTTGCTGAAAGGCAAAAGCGGTGCGGCTCCTATTACGCGATTTGATGCGACGAACTATAAGACTCGGTTTGCCTGTGAGGTGAAGAATTTTGATCCGACTAAGTATATAGATAAGAAAGAGGTGAGGCGCTTGGATCGCTATGCGCAGTTTGCGTTGGTGGCGAGCGATGAGGCGATTAAGGATGCTGGGTTTGATAAGGAAGGAATTAATAAGGACCGGATCGGAGTGATTTGGGGTTCGGGCATCGGCGGCTTGGATGTGTTTATTGAGGAGATTACGAATCTGGCAAATAGCAATGGTATGCCTCGTTTCAATCCTTTCTTTATTCCGAAGATGATTGCGGACATTGCCGCAGGACATATTTCTATGCGGTGGGGTTTGCGCGGCCCAAACTATGCGACGGTGGCGGCTTGTGCTTCTACGAATGTTGCTTTGTGTGATGCCTTTAACCTGATTCGGTTGGGTAAGTGCAATGCGATTGTGGCGGGAGGTTCTGAGGCGCCGATTTCGACGGGTGGTGTAGGTGGATTTAATGCGATGAGGGCGCTGAGTGAGCGAAATGATTCGCCGGAAACGGCTTCTCGCCCGTTTGATAAAGACCGCGATGGTTTTGTGATTGGTGAAGGAGCAGGCGCTATTATTTTGGAGGAGTTGGAACATGCCAAGGCTCGTGGTGCCAAGATTTATTGTGAGTTTGGTGGTGGTGCAATGAGCGCTGATGCTTATCACTTGACGGCTCCTCATCCTGAGGGACTTGGGGCATCGTTGGCGATGACCGGCGCGTTGGAAGATGCGCAGTTGAAAACTGAAGACATTGATTATATAAACGTTCACGGCACTTCGACCCCTCTGGGCGATATTGCTGAGTTGACTGCTATTAAAAAGATATTTGGAGCGCACGCTTATAAGCTGAATATTTCTTCTACTAAATCTATGACCGGCCACCTATTGGGGGCGGCGGGAGCGGTAGAATCTATTGCCAGTATTTATGCGGTGATGAATGATATAATCCCTCCTACGATTAATCATTTTACCTCCGATCCGGATATTGATCCGAAATTAAATTTGACCTTGAATAAGCCACAAAAACGAACGGTGAATGTTGCCTTGAGCAATGGTTTTGGTTTTGGCGGACACAACGCGACGGTTATATTTAAAAAGTACGTGGCGTAA
- a CDS encoding acyl carrier protein gives MSNNIEERVKKIIVDKLGVEESQVTNEASFTNDLGADSLDTVELIMEFEKEFNISIPDEQAETIGTVGHAVDYLKKTVK, from the coding sequence ATGTCAAACAACATCGAAGAAAGAGTTAAGAAAATCATTGTGGACAAGCTGGGCGTGGAAGAAAGCCAAGTGACGAATGAGGCGAGTTTTACGAACGACTTGGGTGCCGATTCGTTGGACACCGTGGAGTTGATTATGGAGTTTGAGAAGGAGTTTAATATCTCGATTCCGGATGAGCAGGCTGAGACGATTGGCACGGTAGGCCATGCGGTTGATTATCTGAAAAAGACGGTAAAGTAA
- a CDS encoding transglycosylase domain-containing protein, whose amino-acid sequence MKKPVKRRKKGASFFKYNPNKFVEVFIRVQIVLWSFILLIVLFFVGVNYGLFGQMPDLDAIQNPNNSISTTIFSDDYEVLGSYYTENRIEISYDELSPYLVQALVATEDKRFYEHSGIDLKSLFRAVIMTGVFQQSEGGGSTLTQQLAKNLFHQDYMRAGVFKRTFQKIKEWVLAAKLERTFTKEELINLYFNTIGFGYNSYGIKTASFTYFYKTPLELKPEEAALLVGMLNGPGLYNPRLHAQRATDRRNLVLRRMVETGSLTAAQGDSLTKLKLKLNFHNPDFREGTATYIREYIRQELKNWCDKNPKPDGSKWNVYEDGLKVYTTIDSRMQKYAEQAMETQLTFLQDAYFKEWKGRLPWKFGAKAKPDLLEKMMKQSDRYRGMKEEGRSEAEIKKAFEDKVDMTIFSWHGNKAAGIDTTMSPLDSLKYYLQIIQVGFLAVEAQTGEIRAWIGGPNIRYFQLDHVKKSTKRQVGSIMKPFLYALAFERNYLPCTLIPYLPPDCLGIDASWNPDATNRWAEGTMVPMKDGLAYSDNRITSRIMCELGNPSLLVDFAKRFEIESRLEAVPSLCLGTCDISLFEMVGAYTCFANLGTYSKPFFIKKITDKSGNVLAQFGQTHKEAIDEKTSYVTTEMLKGVVNKGTAAGIRSKYGLDMPLAGKTGTTQSNSDAWFMGYTPQLVVGAWVGFEQPSVHFASNRTGAGATAAMPMVGEFLKNTYQDRSLRLPKSNFSMPRDSSFTIQMDCEAVKDTVKKKEPSSDLSF is encoded by the coding sequence GTGAAAAAACCGGTCAAGCGGCGCAAAAAGGGCGCCTCCTTCTTCAAATACAACCCCAACAAATTTGTAGAAGTATTCATCCGCGTTCAAATCGTCCTCTGGTCTTTCATCCTCTTGATCGTGCTGTTTTTTGTCGGTGTCAACTATGGCCTCTTTGGCCAAATGCCCGACCTCGACGCCATCCAGAACCCCAACAACTCCATTTCTACCACTATTTTTTCGGATGATTATGAAGTGCTTGGAAGTTATTACACCGAAAACCGGATTGAGATTTCCTACGATGAACTCTCGCCCTATCTCGTCCAGGCGCTGGTGGCTACGGAAGATAAACGCTTCTACGAACATTCGGGCATAGATTTAAAAAGCCTGTTTCGCGCAGTGATTATGACCGGTGTTTTTCAACAATCCGAAGGCGGCGGAAGCACCCTCACACAACAATTGGCCAAAAACCTTTTTCACCAAGACTACATGCGCGCCGGTGTTTTCAAAAGAACTTTTCAGAAGATAAAAGAGTGGGTGCTGGCCGCCAAACTCGAGCGCACCTTCACCAAAGAAGAACTCATCAATCTCTATTTCAACACCATCGGTTTTGGTTATAATTCTTATGGGATTAAAACCGCTTCCTTCACCTATTTCTACAAAACACCGCTGGAACTGAAACCCGAAGAAGCCGCCTTGCTCGTAGGCATGTTGAACGGACCGGGATTATACAACCCGCGCTTGCACGCACAGCGGGCCACCGATAGAAGAAATCTGGTGCTGCGCCGCATGGTCGAAACCGGTTCGCTCACCGCCGCTCAGGGCGATTCCTTAACTAAACTAAAACTGAAACTCAATTTTCATAATCCCGATTTCCGCGAAGGAACCGCTACCTACATCCGCGAATATATTCGGCAGGAATTAAAGAACTGGTGCGATAAAAATCCCAAACCAGACGGCAGCAAATGGAATGTTTATGAAGATGGATTGAAAGTTTATACCACCATTGATTCGCGGATGCAAAAATATGCGGAACAAGCGATGGAGACGCAACTCACCTTTTTGCAAGATGCTTATTTTAAAGAATGGAAAGGCCGCCTGCCCTGGAAATTTGGCGCAAAAGCCAAACCCGATTTGCTGGAAAAAATGATGAAGCAAAGCGACCGCTACCGAGGCATGAAAGAAGAGGGGAGGAGCGAGGCGGAAATCAAAAAGGCTTTTGAAGATAAGGTGGATATGACCATTTTTTCATGGCATGGAAACAAAGCGGCAGGAATTGATACGACGATGAGCCCCCTCGATTCGCTGAAATATTATCTGCAAATTATTCAAGTGGGCTTCTTGGCTGTAGAAGCGCAAACCGGCGAAATACGCGCATGGATCGGCGGGCCAAACATCCGCTATTTTCAATTAGATCACGTCAAGAAATCTACCAAACGCCAAGTGGGTTCCATCATGAAACCCTTCCTCTATGCACTGGCGTTTGAAAGAAATTATTTGCCCTGCACCTTGATTCCATATCTCCCGCCCGACTGTCTGGGCATTGATGCCTCCTGGAATCCCGACGCCACCAATCGCTGGGCCGAAGGAACGATGGTGCCGATGAAAGACGGACTGGCCTATTCCGACAACCGCATCACCTCGCGCATTATGTGCGAACTCGGCAACCCGTCCTTGTTGGTTGATTTTGCGAAGCGCTTTGAAATAGAAAGCCGCCTCGAAGCCGTGCCTTCGCTCTGCCTTGGCACTTGCGATATTTCTTTGTTTGAAATGGTGGGCGCCTATACTTGTTTCGCCAACCTCGGCACCTACAGCAAACCTTTCTTTATCAAAAAAATAACCGACAAGTCGGGAAATGTGCTGGCGCAATTTGGCCAAACACATAAGGAAGCGATAGATGAAAAAACCTCTTACGTCACTACCGAAATGCTGAAAGGCGTGGTGAACAAAGGAACCGCGGCGGGCATCCGCAGCAAGTATGGTTTAGATATGCCGCTGGCCGGAAAGACCGGTACCACGCAAAGCAACAGCGATGCTTGGTTTATGGGCTACACCCCCCAACTGGTGGTGGGCGCATGGGTGGGCTTTGAACAACCGAGCGTTCATTTTGCATCGAACAGAACCGGTGCCGGTGCCACCGCCGCCATGCCGATGGTAGGAGAGTTTTTGAAAAACACCTACCAAGATCGTTCCTTGCGCCTTCCGAAATCAAACTTCAGTATGCCGAGAGATTCTTCCTTCACCATCCAGATGGATTGCGAAGCGGTGAAGGATACCGTCAAAAAAAAAGAACCATCTTCCGATCTTTCTTTCTAA
- a CDS encoding SAM-dependent methyltransferase — protein MPSTGKLYLIPSFLGENNLDIIPDQVKKMVEQLDEFIVEDARTARRYLRAIGYKKNFDTEVIIRELDKHAAQQNCEALLENILAGKDAGILSEAGNPCIADPGSELVAFAHHHNIEVIPLVGPSSILLALISSGFNGQNFSFHGYLPVKEPERSSKIRQLETNAGKGITQIFMETPFRNQKLLEEILRTCGDETLLCIACDLSLSTQFIHTRKMKDWKKEIPLINKRYCIFLFGK, from the coding sequence ATGCCTTCCACCGGAAAACTATATCTGATACCCTCCTTCCTCGGAGAAAATAACCTGGACATCATTCCCGATCAGGTAAAAAAGATGGTGGAGCAATTAGATGAATTCATCGTGGAAGATGCGCGAACCGCCCGCCGCTATTTGCGCGCCATTGGCTACAAAAAGAATTTCGATACCGAGGTTATCATCCGCGAATTAGATAAACACGCCGCGCAACAAAACTGTGAGGCCTTGTTGGAAAATATTTTGGCAGGAAAAGATGCAGGCATCCTCTCCGAAGCCGGCAATCCCTGCATCGCCGACCCGGGCAGCGAACTGGTAGCTTTTGCGCATCATCATAATATAGAGGTAATTCCCCTCGTGGGCCCTTCTTCCATTTTGTTGGCCTTAATTTCTTCCGGCTTTAACGGGCAGAACTTTTCCTTTCATGGATACTTGCCGGTCAAAGAACCGGAACGCAGCAGCAAAATCAGGCAACTGGAAACCAATGCCGGAAAGGGAATCACTCAGATATTTATGGAAACACCCTTCCGCAATCAAAAACTTCTCGAAGAGATATTGAGAACCTGCGGTGATGAAACTTTACTCTGCATCGCTTGCGATTTGAGCTTGTCCACTCAATTCATCCACACTCGGAAGATGAAAGACTGGAAAAAAGAAATACCGCTTATCAATAAGCGGTATTGTATCTTTTTGTTCGGCAAATAA
- a CDS encoding LexA family transcriptional regulator: protein MDFIATNLKFLRKQRKWTQNDLGEALNIKRSLVGAYEEDRARPSYETLYNLSQLFKYSIDHLITKDLRQTEKVPLFDPSKLTNDPTGKDLRVLAVTVNNKEKQNIEMVPVQAAAGYLAGYSDPDFIKELEKFRLPFLPNGTFRAFEIKGDSMLPIHPGSVIIGEYLENWKHIKDGHAYIILSKNDGIVFKRVFNQIEDNGTLTLRSDNPSYPAYSIKIDEVLEVWKGVLNISYLNKAGDLSFQNILQIMQELKREVADMKKN from the coding sequence ATGGACTTTATCGCTACGAACCTCAAATTTCTAAGAAAGCAAAGAAAATGGACACAAAATGATCTGGGTGAAGCCCTCAACATCAAGCGTTCCTTGGTGGGTGCTTATGAAGAAGACCGGGCACGCCCTTCGTATGAAACGCTGTATAACCTATCGCAGCTTTTCAAATACAGCATTGACCATTTAATCACCAAAGACCTGAGACAAACCGAGAAGGTGCCTCTTTTCGACCCTTCGAAGCTGACCAACGACCCAACGGGCAAAGACCTGCGTGTGTTGGCTGTTACGGTGAATAATAAGGAGAAACAAAACATTGAAATGGTGCCGGTTCAGGCGGCGGCTGGTTATTTGGCCGGCTATTCAGATCCAGATTTTATAAAGGAATTGGAAAAGTTTCGTCTGCCGTTTTTGCCTAATGGCACCTTTCGCGCTTTTGAAATTAAAGGAGATTCGATGTTGCCTATCCATCCGGGGTCGGTCATTATAGGAGAGTATCTTGAAAACTGGAAGCACATCAAAGATGGCCATGCTTATATCATTCTTTCAAAAAATGATGGGATTGTGTTCAAGCGGGTGTTTAATCAGATTGAAGATAACGGCACGCTGACGCTGCGCAGTGATAATCCATCTTATCCGGCCTATTCTATCAAGATTGATGAAGTGCTGGAAGTATGGAAAGGCGTATTGAACATCAGCTATCTGAACAAAGCCGGTGATCTTTCTTTCCAAAATATTCTTCAAATCATGCAAGAGTTGAAGCGGGAGGTAGCCGATATGAAGAAGAATTAA
- a CDS encoding class I SAM-dependent methyltransferase, with product MLKTLLNSTLSKFGLHLTRNSRYNGSTRFKINDYQYNVVAPCANYSPWLADAEFLKIYQEIKTHTLVDIYRCYELWELTEKIWSLNPNAHFLEIGVWRGGTAAIIGRKLALLNSNINFYLADTFVGVAKTSDKDTFYNGGEHADTSQEIVERLVKNKFHGYKILKGIFPDDTSALIDDKIKFGLCHIDVDVYESSKGIVDWIWNKMIVGGVIVFDDYGFHTCDGVTKYVNEQKSKSDRMIIHNLNGHALMIKLS from the coding sequence ATGCTCAAAACCCTTCTAAACTCTACCCTTTCTAAATTTGGTTTACACCTGACCAGAAATTCCAGATATAACGGAAGCACCCGATTTAAGATCAACGATTACCAATACAATGTAGTTGCTCCTTGCGCGAATTATTCTCCTTGGCTGGCAGATGCAGAGTTTCTGAAGATTTATCAGGAAATAAAGACACATACGCTGGTTGATATTTATAGGTGTTATGAATTGTGGGAGTTGACAGAGAAAATTTGGAGTTTAAATCCCAATGCTCACTTTTTAGAAATTGGCGTTTGGCGAGGTGGAACAGCCGCAATCATTGGAAGAAAATTAGCCTTACTGAATTCCAATATCAACTTTTATCTTGCCGACACCTTTGTTGGTGTAGCAAAGACCTCAGATAAAGACACATTCTATAACGGAGGAGAACATGCCGATACCTCTCAAGAAATAGTAGAGAGATTGGTCAAAAACAAATTTCACGGGTATAAAATATTAAAAGGCATATTTCCGGATGATACATCTGCTTTGATTGACGACAAAATAAAGTTTGGATTATGCCATATAGATGTGGATGTTTATGAATCTTCAAAAGGCATTGTTGATTGGATTTGGAATAAAATGATCGTAGGAGGGGTCATCGTTTTTGATGATTATGGATTTCACACATGCGATGGAGTAACCAAGTATGTGAATGAACAAAAAAGCAAATCAGATAGGATGATAATTCACAACCTTAACGGACATGCATTGATGATTAAACTGAGTTGA